A window of Daucus carota subsp. sativus chromosome 2, DH1 v3.0, whole genome shotgun sequence genomic DNA:
CTCATGTTTATTAACATATCGTAAGGAAATAAATTCATATGTACCTTATTGCTGCATTAATTCCAACGAATAACATGCCTTCCCAACCATTCACATTCATGCTAAAAGACAAACACAATAAAGTCTTAAACATTTTACCAATTATTATAAGTTAAACTTATAATTTgtgttatatgtgtgtgtgtgtgtgtgagagagagagaagatttGGAAGTCCTAAACGACCATATTTATGAACTTACCATATGGAAAGAGATCCTACTGCTATAATTGGATTTTCAAGATGTCCAGTAAGAACGATGATAGTCATAAAATACCACATCTCTAAACAAAGCATTATAGCTGAAGCCACCGAAAGCTTAGAAAATTCCCAAAGCTCCTTAAATGCTAACCATGAGAAACCCGCCCATGAATCCTTACaccaaaaaataatgtatatgaCCTGAGCCGTTGATATCCCCCATCCTGAAATATCATACGCTACAGCAGCTCCGGTAGTACCCCAATCGAACACTTGGATAAACATATACAATATGATAATGTGCCATAAAAGGGCCACAAAACCAACCCAAGCTAGAACACTAACATCACTTTGGGCTTGCAAAAATTTTTGGGTTGTGAAATTTATTGCTAGAGAGAACATTTGAGGAATAATCTGGATTGAGAATTTCCCGGCAAGCTCGGCTATATCTTCACGTTGTCCAAGGAGTTTTAGGAGAGGTGTGGAATATGTGTAAAGTGGTGTTATGAAAATACAAGCAACTAGCATGATTAGCGTGGATCTTTGCATGTAAATTCCAAGCATTTCAACTTGTCCTGCTCCATACGCTTGGCCACATAGTGTTTCCAGTGCACTTGACATACCAAACTGTCAATCATTCATCAAACAATTAAAGATTATGTATGATGTAGAAAAAAAACGAAACATGTCTTgccagtttttttttaaaaaaattgtatggaTATGTATaagatattttcaaatgaataAGAAGATCCTTCTCCTATTCGGATTCCATTCATTATTATTTGTGTGGGATGACTTTatacaataaataaatttgaattttgaggTAGACTAGTATGAAAACGCGAAACAAACCAAGAATCCGAATGAGAAATTGGCTATAACAGACAAAGATATTGCAACAGCCGAGAGCTCTACATCTCCAATATGTCCAACAAATATAGTTGTGAAGGCATTAATCCCATAATTACAAAGAATATTGAACGCAATTGGACCTGCGATAGCCCATGATTTCTTCGATTCAaggtaaattatatttaaaacatcTTCGAAGCTATGGGTAGGAGGATAATCTCCTCCTGCATTTGTTACAAGTATCTCTGAAGGTCTGTGATGAAGCTCCACCTCCATGGAGGGGGCACCACCCGCGAAAAATACCACATTATCATTTGGAACTTCTTTTTTGTTGGGTGAGGATTGTAAAGGGGATGAACTGTAACTATCCATACATTCTTTTTGTATCTCTCCCTTTCCTTTATTTTTCAAACCATGCATTTGACCTTTTTCATCATATATTTACCGGAGTCTAATTTGGATAACATtgaattcaattcaaattttgaagAAGTAAATTTTTTACATCAACTAGTTTGTGTTGCGTTTGATGAATGTGTTTTCATGTTTTGTTAAACAAAGCTGTAAAATAGGAAAGGGTTTGTGATATTCTTATTGTAAGTTGACCAAGTCATTTAAGTTTTTCCGACTCTCCTCTTTCTCAATTTGAGTACCCATTACATATAtcataaatttgtaaaattctGAAAGTTCAAGCTGTCTCACACTACATAAATACTAATTTTAGCATAAAGAGAGAAATTTCTTATAATCACGTTATCATATGCGCGGGCTtgcacacacatacacatatatatagacacacacatcCAGGTGTCAGCATTATTGAtcgataaatttttaaatttacgtGGATTGAGAAGTTTTTAACTTTATGTGACTAtttagaaacaatttttagcataTAATTACAAacggttttaaaaaattataatattattttctgaaaatagAAAACAATACTTGATCCGGAAAAGACTCCTAaatcatttcttaaaaaataatataatatatgattctgACCAAGTTAATATACTAAGTGACCATTTGGTTCGACTTAGGAAAACAAAATGGTATTCAAAAAGggaaaagagaaaagaaaagaatgatACTGAATTGTATTACATTGTATTACATGTTTGGTTTTGATTCGAaaacggaatgaaaaattatataattttctctgtatttgatttttaaatattaaataatgtttataataatatagtttatttatatttcataatttgatagattttattatttagaatgtcatcaattttataaataccttgacttataaattatatcaaaattatttttaatatataaaacctaaattaaaaaatatttttgatttcagaaatattttacatattacttttaatgttaataatttttgaaataaatagaaTGTTAAAACcgtatatttactattttttatcctaattaaaagttaattgttAAAGCGTCagtattattttgttatattcaCCGAAAtgataatctaaatttaatagTGTATAATTCAGCTCagtcataaattaaattaagcaataatataaaaattttgtgtatatatattatataaattattaatataaattttttctcAGTCCGCTTTTAATTGTCACAAGTGGGTTTGTACCGGTCAAATTGAACACCGAAAAAGGACGGAGGGAATACATAGTTTTGAAAGATACGAGTGCATGACACACACGGGTTAAGATTACTTGTACCCGTCTCCAAAATCTGAGCCATTAAAATCAGCTCCATGTTTGTTAGTACTTGCCGCTCTTACTCCATCCTGACCGTTCAATTCAAAAATTCGTTACTACTTGCCGCGAATTTCAACAGGACTGTGTGTAAAACCCGCAAAACTAGTCAAAAAGATGATCACTTAAGTAGACTCAGTGCATCAATGGAGATATCCGACCCGACCCATTTCACCAATCCATGCTATACTCAATCTTTTTACTCAACTTCACTAAAGTTATGTGCAAAAAAAGGGTTTTTTGCCCAAGGAAAGCAATTACATGCATCAATGATAAAGTTTGGATTTTTTCATAATGTGTTATGGTTACAAAATCAAGTCTTGAATCTTTATATTAAGTGTAAACAAGTGGATGATGCAattaaggtgtttgatgaaattctTGTGAGAAATGTTGTGACTTGGAATATATTGATTTCTGGTTTGGTTGGGTGTGGTAGAAGCGTTTGTTACATGGGTTTTTGCTATTTTAGGAGGATGATGTTTGAAATGTTTGTTCCGGATAGCACAACTTTTACGGGGTTGTTTAAGTTGTGCATTGAAATCAATGATATTGAGATTGGTAGGCAGTTGCATTGTTTGGTGATTAAGGCAGGGTTGTGTGAAGATTGTTTTGTTAGCAGTGTTCTTGTTGATTTATATGCCAAATTTGGGGTAGTTGAAGATGCGAGAAAGgtctttgattttgttttggaTAGAGATGTAGTATTGTGGAATGTGATGGTGTCTTGCTATGCGTTGAATGGGTTGGGAGGAGAGGCTTTTCGGGTGTTTAGATCGATGGAATTTAATGGGGTCAAGGGTGATGATTTTACAATTACTAGTCTTATTAATGTCTGTTCTAGTTGTGCATCGTGTGAATTGGGTAGGCTGATTCACGGACTTCTGATTAGACAGGGTTTTGATTTGGATGTAGTGATTGCTAGTGCACTGATTGATATGTATgtaaaaactgaaaatatatGTGATGCTCTCAAAGTGTTTCAGGCAATGAACTTAAGAAATTCGATATCTTGGACCACTTTAATTGTAGGTTATGGACGTCATGGGGATGGGAATAAGGCTACCATCTTACTCGTGAAAATGTTAGGAGAAGGTTTAAATCCTGATGAACTAACATTAGCAAGTGTACTTAGCTCATGTGGTAATCTATCCCTTTTTGGTGAAACTGTTCAAATTCATGCTTATGCATTAAAAACTGCGTTTTCGGCTTTTCTATCAGTTGGAAATGCTCTAATAAACTCATACAGCAGAAGTGGTAACTTTGCCAGTGCATATCTATCTTTTATCTCGATTATAGAGCCTGATCTTGTATCATGGACTTCAATGATAGGAGCATGTGCATTTCACGGTCTATCAGGAGAAGGTATTCGACTTTTTGAGGAGATGCTATCACATAAAATTAGGCCAGACAGAGTTGCCTTTCTGGAAGTTCTTTCTGCCTGTTGTCATGGGGGACTAGTGTGTGAAGGGTTCCGCTACTTTGCGTTGATGACCGGTGCTTATGAAGTTGTGCCAGACTTGGATCATTATACTTGTCTCATTGACCTCCTAGGGCGAGCTGGTCTTCTTGTTGAGGCCTTCAACATGTTGCGTTCAATGCCAATACAACCTGGACCAGACACCTTGGGAGCATTTATTGGGGCTTGCAAGGTCTACGGGAACCTAGAGTTAGAAAAATGGTCTACAGAACAGCTAATCATCTTGGAACCGAATATGTCAGTCAGTTACACTCTCATGTCCAACATGTATGCTTCTGCAGGATCTTGGAAAGATGTAAGCAGGGTTCGTAAGATGATGAGAGAAAATTGTCACTTCAAAGTTCCAGGTTCTAGTTGGACTGATATTGCGGGAGAGGTTCACACATTTTTCTCAAGTGACAGAACACATCCCCAAATGCTCGAGATGAATGCTGCTTTGGTTACCCTGTTTGGTCTAATGAAGAACAAAGAACACAGGCCCAGCATCGACCTTTTGCACTGAGAATTGATGTGCCCTTCCTCCGCCAACTTGATGGCTTAGTATTAGCCATATAAATATAGCCATGTTCAGTTTGAGGTTTATGCATTCTTTTAGCTTCTTATAGTTTACCGTCTTTCCAGTTATGTATATCAAAAATTTGCAGATAGTTACACAAGTTGTAAAATGTCAAATTTTCATACATCGTTTATAGTGATCCTCAGATTTTATATGACAAATTTCAGTATCATGCCATCTGTTCACGCTAAAATCTTTCATCTTGGGGGCAAGATATATATGGAACAAGACTCCTATTAATGACACGTAAAGTTTGGCATTTCAGACTCCTTCCGCAAAATGGAGGAAATGATATTTGTGATGAATTTCTTACTTGTTTAACAATATGCATAATTCTGATATTTTGTCCCCAGTGCTAATGTTAAGCGTATACAATTTGTTCTTAATTCAATTACTGTTTTGATTGCCTGTGATATGTCAGGTTGTTGGATTCTTGCCAAATTGGGCAGCTTATGATTGCCAGTTTGATGTATGATGTGCATCAGTGGATGCTGTCCAGGATTTATTGCCAACAAACTCAGTTTGTTTTGAAGTAGACTGTAAGTTTTTTCAACCAACTGATGATTTTGATGTACTTTGACAAGACAATATAACTAAAATGTAAATCATCTCAGTAGAATGAACCCAAGTTACAGCAACAGCAATGACTATGTCCTTGTGCATTAATGCTCAAGCTAAGCTTGTGGGTGAGTTATAAATTATTGTCTCCATCTCTTAGCTGGAAACGTGCAGTACTGGTTGACTTGTTTATTAAACTACTATTAAATTGCTCTAGAtttgaaaaaaatcaatttatcaAATCATCTCCAATAAGGTGTAGTTACTTCCAAAATTTAgcttaatcatatatttaccaactTTGTGTGACCATTTAACCATTTTTTCAGATGGATCCACCAAGATCAAGGCACCATGATTAGCAAAACAGCAGTTATAGGTATATTGGCAATAATATTTGAGGATAAAGAAAAAGTGTTTAGATCTTCTTAATTAGCTTTTGTTAAGTAAGTTTGTGGATTAAGGAATCAACAAGAAGAACATATGTTTATGTACAGACGTACCTTTGTGGTTTACTGCTTTATTGATTGATACTGTAATACTTTTATGAACAAGTTTTGCTAGTGCTATATTACCTACTTAAAAAGGCTGTTTAAATttactcaaaattttaataataaattaaataaaattatccttaataatataactatagCTAAGCTATTTAATTActattatttcattaaaaaggTAGGCCCCGTGTGGATTATATCAGGaacaataaattttacataaacaaaATACAAGAGTATAACTTTAAGTTacttgtatattatataaaaaagaagtAGGAGTCCATATTAATTTCATCAGGAAAaagtattaatattaatatatacaacGATATCATATCTGATgtaataaaaatgtaaaatatgaataatatattaatggTAATTTCTTGGAAGAAAAGGTATTACTGAGTTATGACCTTATGAAGGGAGAAGTCAAATGGCAATACATATGAGTGTTTTCCAAGTTGGCGCCAACCCCACCTGCTAATGTGCCTGCAGCTGAACATGTTAGTCTTGCAATGACTGCActaaataaaaatcaagaacTTGAAAAGTCTACAGAGTTAAATTCACTAGAAAGTTGAAAACTTAACAAGTCTATATTTACAAATATCTCTCTCTTTGCTCTTTTTTAGTACAACAATTCAATGAAAAGTCCCAGCAAATTTTCAGGTGGCCGGAGCACTGCTTCTCAAACTCCTGACCGCGCGAGTAACGCCTCAAGCTCTGCTTATTCTTCATCTTCCTCCCAAAGATCAAATTCTAGGAGAAACCCTGTAAAAGTTGCTGCAAGATCTGTTAAAGGAGTTTTTGTGGCTTGTTTTACTCCCCCAGAATCAGAAAATACAAGGGATTTTTCCGTATATGATACCCCTTCTGGTAAAGATTGTTTCTTGTTTGCTCAAAATTCAACCAAAATGAACACACACACGCTCACACACACAAGTCTGTAGATATAAGAAGAGCCATACAGAGTTATATATGTAGagagtacacacacacacacttgggTTTTATTTGTGGCTGGGTTGAAGCCTTGATAAGGGGTTTTCTTTTGTTAAGGTTTCAGAGACTTTTATAACCTGTAAGAACTGAGGTTAAATTCTTCGAGCTGGAATTTATATACTTTTAGTTCTCTAAAGTTTAAATATACTCAACTCTCCAACCCTATAATTACTTGGTGCTCAATTGAATATATGCTCGATGATTTCGTAACCTGTTGATATCACAATGAGAACTATCTCTTATTTGGCATATCAGTTTTGGACACATCTGTGCTCCATCTTGTCGGTCAATCATTGAACTTATTGTAAGAGTGACTATATAAATTTAATCCCAATTGCTTCTTTTCTTTCCCCCTCTCGGTAATGATTTTTATGGATATCTATAGATAAGACAGTGATAGTGTATGTGTTTTATTCTGTATGATAACCATTTAAGAAATCATTTTGCAAAAGGTCAGGTCCTTTTGATGGAGTTATGAAGATTTTTGTTTTTCGAAATGCAAGGACTGCTTGGATCaatactaaaaatatataattggaGGGGCGATGTATCAACTTAAACTTTCCCCCTTCACCATTTCGGTTAACTTATCTTAAGCATGCTAATCATCATTGTCTCCTTGGCTTAGGAAGTGAGTCTGAGGCCTTGTTGGTCTTAattgttttactttttttttagttatttcgGATGCTTCGGGTGCTGGCAGTGAGAAGAAACATCGCAATTCCAGCAGTTTATATGGTACTTCAAATGATTCAACACGCTTGAGGGACCCAGGAATTACAAAGTTTACTATTGCAGAAATATTGAAGGCAACAAAGAATTTTTCCCCTAATCTCAAAATTGGGCAAGGAGGTTTTGGAACAGTCTATAAAGGACAACTTCAAGATGGAACCTATGTTGCTGTTAAACGAGCTAAAAAGGTTGGAatgcatatatattattatttgctGAAGTGCTAGAATAAATCGAGGTTTGTTGCTTACTATATTCATATGCTGCCCAGAGTGTGTACGACAAACATTCAGGAGTGGAATTTCAGAGTGAAATTAACACTTTAACAGAAGTGGGGCATCTGAATTTGGTGAAGTTTTATGGGTACCTAGTGCATGAAGATGAAAAACTTGTTGTTGTGGAATATGTTCCTAATGGAACCCTTAGAGAACACTTAGAATGTAAGTACTCTCTTTGTCATTATTTGGTggatgtttgtgttttttcCTTCCTGTCCTTTTTCTCTCCCGTGTCTTAGGAAAGGGGGCTAGAAGGTGGTAATTCATAGTTGTTACGTCTGTGTTACTAAATGTTTTGTGCATCAATACAGGCATGCATGGCGCTGTACTTGATTTCGCAGCACGGTTGGATGTTGCTATAGATGTGGCCCATGCTGTTACTTATCTTCACATGTATAGCGGTATGTGTTATCCAATAGAACTTTGCATATCGTGATAGTAAACTTCCACTATCGCTTTAGATACTTACGAAAGAGTTACTTTTCTGCAAACAGATCATCCCATTATCCACAGAGATATCAAGTCTTCCAATATTCTCCTCACAGAGAAAAACCGAGCTAAGGTGGCTGACTTTGGCTTTGCTAGGATGGTAACTGATGGTGAATCAGATGCCACCCATATATCTACCCAGGTTAAAGGAACCGCCGGATATCTTGACCCTGAATACCTGACAACTTACCAGCTCACTGAAAAAAGTGACGTTTACTCATTTGGTGTTTTACTTGTGGAACTAGTGACTGGCAGGCGGCCTATTGAAGCAAAACGAGAACTGAAGGAGAGGATAACTGCGAAATGGGTATAATTACTCTTCCAGAACTTTGGGAATTTAGTTTAACATATCTGAAAGAGCTCAAACATCATTTTGTCTTGTAACTTTGAGTTCATCAGAGGCGAGTTCATATCCACATGCTATCCATTTCAAGTCATTTTTGAAATACTTGCATTCCACTGTACTCTTCCAGCAGTATACTGCATACAACCTATAATCTATGGTCATCTAGACTTTTACTGTATAGCTATTACATAGTATTGATTTTCTTGTATTATGTGCTCAGGCCATGAAGAAGTTTTCTGAAGGAGATGCAATAATAGTTCTGGATCCGAGACTGGAAAGATCTCCCGCAAATAATTTTGCTCTAGAAAAGATTCTTGAACTAGCATTACAGTGTTTGGCACCTCACAGAAGAAACCGTCCAAGGATGAGAAGATGTGCAGAAATTTTGTGGAACATTCGGAAAGATTACACAGAACTGTTGGGTCTCAACACTCCTTCACTCTCCTCTAATTCCCAAAGAAGCCACTCAATAAGCGAGGAGTAGCCAATGTGTAACTTCAACGAATAATATTGGTGCATTTCAACTTCTTGTGATTGCTGAATCAACTCTGCAAGGTAAACACAATGTGATTTGATCCCTAAGCAAAAAAATCGTTGAAGGAGTTCAAAAATCAGATGCAAAGAACGCGCAATGTTCACTTGTTCCAGAGGAGTGGCACGCTATTTGTCTCCAGAGTACATAAGTAAAATGTGAAATTTGTTACCGATACAGCATACTGCTATATTCCTTTCTGATTGTATTTAGATATTATTCTTTTGAAGGGCTGATATATAGGAGAGccagtatattttttttttagcagGTTCTGCAGTTCATACTTTATAGTGACCGGAGAAAATTCAATTCTACACAAGGCAAGTACATTGGACATTTTCATACCATAAAAATTCCAACTAATACATATTGTGGGAGCTTCAACAAAAGATGATCTGAATATAATCTGGCTTAAGTtgtattgttaaaataattgaTCCTTGAAACTGACCTGGAGCAGAAGAATAATAAGTTTCGTATTGCAGAAGTTGCAACTTTTCTTGACCATCGTTGTGGTGGCTCTTAGCGCTACCGGGCAAGAGCAACGGCAACAGCCTCCTCACACTGCCTCCTAAGTTAATTTATACTAAACTTGATGTAAAACTATACTCCAACAGACTCTCTGTTATAAGTGTGTAAAATCTAATTTATAAGTGAACAAAGAGGATGTTGAGGAAGGCTGTTGGAGTCCTAGTATTCACTCTTGTGTAAATGACCTAAGAGTATTATAATGATTTTTATAAGGAGAGTTAATGCAGCAACTCTTGGAGTTGCTCAACAATCCCTAAAAATATGGCTCGACTTGGAAGCTATGATTGTGATCATGTGGTGAGGCGTCATGTCATATAAGTAGCTATGATTGTAATCATATCAGTGAGGCGTCATGTCATATAAGTGCGGTCAAGAAAAGTAAAAATCAACTTCTTGGAGAGGCGTTACCAGACATGCACCAAGAAAGTGATTAAAGTTACCGGGTGTTTGACCTGCTTAAAAGCCAACTCTTGgtattataagttagaagcaattATTTATACCGTTTTTGTAAAAACCAAAGAAATACTTATAGGAAGCTTAGAATATTGGGGCTGTTTGGGTTAATTTAAAAGCTCTGAGAGAAAagcttaaaataagttaataaagggtttggaaaagaagaaaaaactcTGAGAGAAAAACTAGCATTCTCAGTTTCGTAAAAGTGTTTCCGCTTATCTACACAAACGGGTTAAGAAAAGGAGAATGCCGGAAGCGGGAGCTGCTTCCGGAAAACAAACACCCCCATAAGCTTTTATTatatgacttctactttttccccaaacattttaatcacttataagttttaacttcttccacttcacttttttattttttatttaaaaaaagaaacacttattttaaactcacacAAATGACCCGAAACCCAATCCTCAACTTTCGAAAATTACTTCTGAACTTTTTATACAAGCGATACGAATAACTTAAAAACTTAATCGGTGCCAAACACACCTGTATTCGGAAACAAAGTAAAATACAAAGTACGAACTTAACAGTTAACGCCCCCGTAATTTTATTTCAAGTTTGTAAAAAGTAAGCATTGTTATtaagatattattaaataagtctTTCTTCCCACTCTGAATATAGTAGATCCAAAcagcttcttcttcatcttgttcctgCAATTCAATTGATACGCTGTAAATTCAATTCAATTGATACGCTATATATTTGGTTGCGGAATCAAAACCAGTCCATGTGTTCATAATTATACACCCGCGCGTCTCAATTCGTGTAATCTGAAGATGTATATGACATACGGATGGCCACAAGTGATCCCGCTAGAATCAGGCAATTGCCCTACATCGGAGCGCATCATTTACCTCAAAGTGTTGAATCGCTTGTTGCTCGTTGTGGCTCCTTCTCATCTCGAGCTCTGGACCTCTTCTCAGGTCACGCATCAtattcatcttttttttttttttttaattagtattAGTTTTATGTTGTGGTTAGTGCGTGTGTGTTAATGTGAATTGATTTGATTGAATTTGGGGGTTTCAGCATAGAGTGAGACTGGGGAAGTATAAAAGAGATTCCGAGTCGATTCTCAAGGAAGGCGAGAATTCGCAAGCTGTTTGGAGTCCTGATGGCAAATTCATTGCCGTTCTTGTGAGTTTTGTGTTTTATGTATTCTACATTGTTATGTGATTAGTGGTATGTAGTATGATGCTTATTTCATGATTTTAGTAGTTTATGATGACTACACTCCACAAGGGGATTATAGTTAGCTGTTAGAACTGTAGTTGACATGATTTTAACGGGTAGATCTGGATTTTTCGAGTTCTAAAGGAATGCaacactgattttttttttttttaattatttaatgaaCATTTGTTGCAGACGGCTTCTTTTTATCTTCACATATTGAAGGTCCAGTTCACGGATAAAAGAATCCATTTAGGTGGAAAGCAACCATCAAGTCTGTATCTTGCCTCCATTTCTTTATTGCTCAATGAGCAGGTGCCTTCTCTCAAAACGGGATTGAATGTGTAAGTTCAGAATCTTGTAAATATTGATCACTTGTGAAGTTCGGCTCTTATTTCTAAGATAAACAAACCCTCGGGTTATTGAATCACAATTCAAATCATAACCCCAATCTCAAATAGAGAAAAAAATTACCTAATGACTAAGGCCCGATAACAATTGGGCTATATTATAagggtttggctagtgtgtgctcatgggcaaaTGCTAAGCGctaaatttgatgtatttagcttgttttgattggtggagctTTTGTATATgtagggggtccaccattattaataagtagtagccaatcaaaatgagttaaataCATGAAGTTTGGTGCttaacatgtgcccatgggcacaccatagaaaaaccgatatcaTAAATAAACTACTTAACTAATAAACTAGTAGCCCCACATATATAACTAACTAAACAACCACCAATTTTATAAACACTGAATATGATCATACTATccactaataaaaataaaactccTTTTGTTTTCCTACTACGATGGTTGTGTCAACTTTTTATCCGTGTATGAATGCCATGAGTAGAAAGGGGAAGAATTAAAATGCTTATACTGGCATCTTGTAACATATTTGTATGATTTTACTTTCACTCAGTTGGGC
This region includes:
- the LOC108208271 gene encoding pentatricopeptide repeat-containing protein At2g46050, mitochondrial: MFVSTCRSYSILTVQFKNSLLLAANFNRTVCKTRKTSQKDDHLSRLSASMEISDPTHFTNPCYTQSFYSTSLKLCAKKGFFAQGKQLHASMIKFGFFHNVLWLQNQVLNLYIKCKQVDDAIKVFDEILVRNVVTWNILISGLVGCGRSVCYMGFCYFRRMMFEMFVPDSTTFTGLFKLCIEINDIEIGRQLHCLVIKAGLCEDCFVSSVLVDLYAKFGVVEDARKVFDFVLDRDVVLWNVMVSCYALNGLGGEAFRVFRSMEFNGVKGDDFTITSLINVCSSCASCELGRLIHGLLIRQGFDLDVVIASALIDMYVKTENICDALKVFQAMNLRNSISWTTLIVGYGRHGDGNKATILLVKMLGEGLNPDELTLASVLSSCGNLSLFGETVQIHAYALKTAFSAFLSVGNALINSYSRSGNFASAYLSFISIIEPDLVSWTSMIGACAFHGLSGEGIRLFEEMLSHKIRPDRVAFLEVLSACCHGGLVCEGFRYFALMTGAYEVVPDLDHYTCLIDLLGRAGLLVEAFNMLRSMPIQPGPDTLGAFIGACKVYGNLELEKWSTEQLIILEPNMSVSYTLMSNMYASAGSWKDVSRVRKMMRENCHFKVPGSSWTDIAGEVHTFFSSDRTHPQMLEMNAALVTLFGLMKNKEHRPSIDLLH
- the LOC108207642 gene encoding protein DETOXIFICATION 35, which encodes MDSYSSSPLQSSPNKKEVPNDNVVFFAGGAPSMEVELHHRPSEILVTNAGGDYPPTHSFEDVLNIIYLESKKSWAIAGPIAFNILCNYGINAFTTIFVGHIGDVELSAVAISLSVIANFSFGFLFGMSSALETLCGQAYGAGQVEMLGIYMQRSTLIMLVACIFITPLYTYSTPLLKLLGQREDIAELAGKFSIQIIPQMFSLAINFTTQKFLQAQSDVSVLAWVGFVALLWHIIILYMFIQVFDWGTTGAAVAYDISGWGISTAQVIYIIFWCKDSWAGFSWLAFKELWEFSKLSVASAIMLCLEMWYFMTIIVLTGHLENPIIAVGSLSICMNVNGWEGMLFVGINAAISVRVANELGSGHPRAAKYSVIVIVTQSLMIGIVFMFLIMATRNQFAVLFTSSRELQNAVAKLAYLLAITMVLNSVQPVISGVAVGGGWQGLVAYINLGCYYIFGLPLGFLLGYKANLGVQGIWIGMISGTFLQTIVLLVIIWKTNWDTEVAEASERVRKWGEQDLNKRLIRDKVLLGGVDPKR
- the LOC108206111 gene encoding calmodulin-binding receptor-like cytoplasmic kinase 2; translation: MKSPSKFSGGRSTASQTPDRASNASSSAYSSSSSQRSNSRRNPVKVAARSVKGVFVACFTPPESENTRDFSVYDTPSVISDASGAGSEKKHRNSSSLYGTSNDSTRLRDPGITKFTIAEILKATKNFSPNLKIGQGGFGTVYKGQLQDGTYVAVKRAKKSVYDKHSGVEFQSEINTLTEVGHLNLVKFYGYLVHEDEKLVVVEYVPNGTLREHLECMHGAVLDFAARLDVAIDVAHAVTYLHMYSDHPIIHRDIKSSNILLTEKNRAKVADFGFARMVTDGESDATHISTQVKGTAGYLDPEYLTTYQLTEKSDVYSFGVLLVELVTGRRPIEAKRELKERITAKWAMKKFSEGDAIIVLDPRLERSPANNFALEKILELALQCLAPHRRNRPRMRRCAEILWNIRKDYTELLGLNTPSLSSNSQRSHSISEE